One Spinacia oleracea cultivar Varoflay chromosome 4, BTI_SOV_V1, whole genome shotgun sequence DNA segment encodes these proteins:
- the LOC110782964 gene encoding uncharacterized protein, translating into MMMWRDPGQPTDSYYEVRPDITYAPKTKFRIKLMSRFSICWISEVMLQQTRVATPFTIFLLLLLSHGKSNNKSTCVCIWCLPEDQAQLASWFRRVLITKESIRKAIDPNRDCDIVETFESICKVDELSWHCTA; encoded by the exons ATGATGATGTGGAGGGACCCTGGACAACCGACAGATTCTTATTATGAAGTCAGACCTGATATTACCTATGCTCCAAAGACCAAGTTCAGGATCAAG CTTATGAGTCGGTTTTCGATTTGTTGGATTTCGGAAGTGATGCTGCAACAAACTAGGGTTGCTACTCCCTTTACCATCTTTCTCTTGCTTCTCTTGAG CCACGGGAAGAGTAACAACAAAAGTACATGTGTTTGCATTTGGTGCCTACCAGAAGATCAAGCACAATTAGCATCCTGGTTCAGAAGAGTGCTCATCACCAAAGAAAGCATAAGAAAGGCCATAGACCCTAACCGTGATTGTGATATAGTGGAAACTTTCGAAAGCATTTGCAAAGTGGATGAGCTCTCATGGCACTGCACAGCTTGA
- the LOC110783728 gene encoding uncharacterized protein, which translates to MANVVEEEEFVVLSKVRAGHKREFQFALKSQNEIAGLLSRTRVRKVPVTKLNDFPAANKIMKISAGRMRKKMSPPKGMESEDEPESDVVDVMSDDECNRHHIVESQRRENVKVNGSEDESDHVVDDERSSVLKKFPTKLKELLETGLLEGLSVKYIRGCKKFPSGTGLAGIVRGCGILCFCDDCQGIQVVTPNQFELHAGSANKRPPDYIFLENGKSLRDIMTACKNANPKYLEVTILNAISSSTEKKLAFCVECKEPISDAGIGRTALLCSSCSESEASCATPIQGIDTYERYGQPVSQISSSRASKTSSQSDKNQGKITLKDLRLHRLVFQGDNLPEGTELGYYVHGKKLLSGYKLNSGIFCYCCNEEVSPSQFEAHAGFPSRRKPYLNIYTSNGVSLHELSLTLSRTSQFSTDENDDLCSVCHGTGDLLCCDGCPRSFHLECISLPRVPQNKWYCKCCEDMFQKEKFAERNPNAIAAGRVPGVDPIEQITNRCIRIVKTINIQDSGGCTLCRVQDFCKSGFGPRTVIICDQCEKEYHVGCMRKHKMQDLKELPVGDWFCCSDCERINSFLKNLIEGGEQKLPDHLNDVVKKKVIEKDSSVSDLEVTWRVLNGGKLSLDEMRPFLSKAVSVFHEQFDPILYGELKQDLIPHMVYGRNLKGKEFGGMFCAVITVNSIIVSSAVFRVFGKEVVEVPLVATSKDCVGRGYFQCLYSCMERLFEDLGVKNILLPSAEETRSLWMTKFGFSEMPQEELDDLRKRYALMIFDGTSMLHKMVPRSET; encoded by the exons TATCGAAGGTACGAGCTGGGCATAAGCGAGAGTTTCAGTTTGCTCTTAAATCGCAGAATGAAATCGCTGGGTTACTGAGTCGAACCCGAGTTCGGAAGGTTCCAGTGACGAAGTTGAACGACTTTCCGGCTGCGAATAAGATAATGAAGATTTCCGCGGGAAGGATGAGGAAGAAAATGTCTCCTCCTAAAGGAATGGAGAGTGAGGATGAGCCAGAGAGTGACGTGGTGGATGTGATGAGTGATGACGAGTGTAATCGTCATCACATTGTGGAGAGTCAAAGGAGGGAGAATGTGAAAGTGAATGGAAGTGAAGATGAGAGTGACCatgttgttgatgatgaaaGGAGTAGCGTATTGAAGAAGTTTCCTACGAAATTGAAGGAGCTTCTCGAAACTGGGTTGCTGGAGGGATTATCTGTTAAGTACATTCGTGGCTGTAAG AAATTTCCGAGCGGCACTGGACTTGCTGGAATTGTAAGAGGGTGTGGGATTTTGTGTTTTTGTGATGATTGCCAGGGTATTCAA GTTGTAACTCCTAATCAGTTCGAATTGCATGCGGGTAGTGCAAACAAACGTCCACCAGACTACATATTTCTGGAGAATGGAAAGAGCCTTCGGGATATTATGACAGCGTGCAAGAATGCCAATCCGAAGTACTTGGAGGTCACAATCCTAAATGCGATAAGTTCTTCTACTGAAAAGAAATTGGCATTTTGTGTTGAATGCAAAG AACCTATTTCTGATGCTGGTATTGGAAGAACGGCACTACTTTGCAGTTCATGCTCAGAATCTGAAGCTTCTTGTGCGACCCCAATACAAGGCATTGATACTTATGAAAG ATATGGTCAGCCTGTTTCGCAAATATCATCTAGTCGTGCCTCAAAAACCAGCTCCCAATCAGATAAAAATCAGGGCAAGATAACGCTCAA gGACTTGCGGTTGCATAGATTGGTATTCCAGGGTGACAATTTACCCGAGGGTACAGAATTGGGATACTATGTTCATGGAAAG AAGCTTTTGTCTGGCTACAAGCTAAACTCTGGAATTTTCTGTTACTGCTGCAACGAGGAG GTTAGCCCATCTCAGTTTGAGGCACATGCTGGTTTTCCTTCTCGCAGGAAGCC TTACCTCAATATATACACATCGAATGGCGTATCCCTTCACGAATTGTCACTCACTTTATCAAGAACCAGCCAGTTCTCAACAGATGAGAATGATGATCTGTGCAGTGTCTGCCATGGTACAGGGGATCTATTATGTTGTGATGGCTGTCCAAGATCATTTCATTTAG AATGCATCTCTCTACCAAGGGTTCCACAAAATAAATGGTATTGCAAGTGCTGTGAGGATATGTTCCAGAAGGAGAAATTTGCTGAGCGCAATCCAAATGCTATAGCAGCTGGTCGAGTCCCTGGAGTTGACCCAATCGAGCAGATAACTAATCGCTGCATTAGAATTGTTAAAACCATTAATATTCAAGATAGTGGGGGCTGTACATTGTGCAG AGTCCAAGATTTTTGTAAATCAGGATTTGGACCGCGTACGGTCATAATATGTGAtcag TGTGAAAAAGAATATCATGTAGGCTGTATGAGGAAGCATAAGATGCAGGACTTAAAG GAGTTGCCTGTAGGGGATTGGTTTTGTTGTTCCGACTGTGAAAGGATCAATTCTTTTCTCAAGAATTTGATTGAGGGAGGTGAGCAAAAGCTGCCAGATCATCTCAATGATGTGGTAAAGAAAAAGGTCATAGAGAAAGATTCGAGTGTGTCCGATCTTGAAGTAACATGGAGGGTTTTAAATGGGGGAAAGTTATCTCTTGATGAGATGAGACCATTTCTTTCGAAGGCTGTTTCTGTTTTCCAT GAGCAATTTGATCCAATCCTCTATGGTGAACTAAAGCAAGATCTTATCCCGCACATGGTCTATGG GAGGAATTTGAAGGGAAAAGAATTTGGAGGCATGTTTTGTGCAGTGATTACTGTGAA CTCAATAATTGTCTCATCTGCTGTTTTCCGTGTATTTGGGAAGGAGGTTGTTGAAGTTCCCTTGGTCGCAACGAGTAAGGATTGTGTAGGAAGG GGTTATTTCCAATGCCTATATTCATGTATGGAGAGATTGTTTGAAGATCTGGGTGTAAAGAATATTTTACTTCCGTCTGCTGAGGAGACGAGATCATTGTGGATGACCAAATTTGGTTTCAGTGAGATGCCGCAAGAGGAG CTCGATGATTTGAGAAAGCGTTATGCTCTGATGATTTTTGATGGAACATCAATGCTGCATAAGATGGTCCCTAGGTCCGAAACCTGA
- the LOC130472247 gene encoding uncharacterized protein yields MSKIQLDVTFDEHYRGLGYVNGLLCMKKYVKNTIVHKIFLWNPTIRKAIKVPLPKMSTFGDEFEIDCFDHIKNDYKLVASLYAAVIFHIPRFVEIFTLSTYSWRTVVPSNKEPCSWVQGGPKVFLNGIIYWSGINITTRIYCDLAKEEHERIPVNLDESVALMEIFETHTQIWVMEELEGIVQSWTKRYTINLQLLYRCLCLKMDGELFYVRKHGGVNCYNIKNQETKVLAKSYNFSPLFTSVYVESLALLKGNASNNVMELPTFILE; encoded by the exons ATGTCTAAAATTCAACTAGATGTCACTTTCGATGAACATTATCGTGGTCTTGGTTATGTCAATGGGTTGCTTTGCATGAAAAAATATGTTAAGAATACTATAGTTCACAAAATATTCTTGTGGAACCCTACAATTAGGAAAGCTATAAAGGTCCCTCTTCCCAAAATGTCAACATTTGGAGAcgaatttgaaattgattgtTTTGATCATATTAAGAATGATTATAAATTGGTAGCAAGTCTATACGCAGCAGTTATCTTTCATATTCCTAGATTTGTTGAAATTTTCACCCTTAGCACTTACTCATGGAGGACTGTTGTTCCTAGTAATAAGGAACCATGCTCTTGGGTTCAAGGAGGTCCAAAGGTTTTTCTAAATGGAATCATATATTGGTCAGGGATCAacatcactacaagaattt ATTGTGATCTTGCTAAAGAGGAACATGAAAGAATTCCTGTCAACTTGGATGAATCGGTTGCTCTTATGGAAATCTTTGAAACTCATACTCAAATATGGGTGATGGAAGAGTTGGAAGGCATAGTACAATCATGGACCAAACGTTATACAATTAACTTACAACTTCTTTATAGGTGTTTATGTCTCAAAATGGATGGCGAGTTATTCTATGTGAGAAAACATGGAGGGGTGAACTGCTACAATATCAAGAACCAAGAAACTAAAGTTCTTGCAAAGAGTTACAACTTTTCTCCACTTTTCACTAGTGTCTACGTTGAGAGTTTGGCCTTGCTCAAAGGCAATGCCTCAAATAATGTTATGGAACTTCCGACCTTTATTTTAGAGTAA
- the LOC110783678 gene encoding cyclin-dependent kinases regulatory subunit 1, producing the protein MGQIQYSEKYFDDTYEYRHVVLPAEVAKLLPKNRLLSENEWRAIGVQQSRGWVHYAIHRPEPHIMLFRRPLNFQQQQESQAQSIMAK; encoded by the exons ATGGGTCAGATCCAGTACTCTGAGAAGTACTTTGATGATACTTACGAATACAG GCATGTTGTTCTTCCAGCTGAAGTTGCTAAACTTCTCCCCAAAAATCGCCTTCTGTCTGAG AACGAATGGCGAGCGATAGGAGTTCAGCAGAGCCGTGGGTGGGTGCATTATGCCATCCACCGTCCAGAGCCACACATCATGTTGTTCAGGAGGCCACTCAACTTCCAGCAGCAGCAGGAGAGTCAAGCTCAAAGCATCATGGCTAAGTGA